DNA from Campylobacter concisus:
AAGCTCCTTTTAGCGACAAGGTCATAAAGGTCTCAACAAACATTGGCGGCAGTAGCGCTGAGACAGCCTACTTTTTTCCTATCATATTAAAGCCAGGCGATAAAAGAAACGAATTTTATAAGATAAATAAAATAACAGGCGATGGGCATAGAGTTTTTGCCTATGAAAATTCACCAGATCTAGCACCTGATGCGGCAGTGAGGTCTGTGGATTACTATGGCAGAATATTGGATAAAAATTTAAACACAACAAATCAAACCAGAGACTATATAGTTGGCTCAGACTATAATGTAATTGTGAATGAGGGCAATGGCTGGTTTAAGCCAAAATTACCATTAAAAATAAAAAGCAGCGACGTAAAAGAGATAGTAGTAACTGCTATTTCATATAAAAATGACACAAAACAAGAGACGACATCAGTGCTAAGAGCCTACGCTTTTAACCTAGGTGAGGGCGGCTCGCTAAATACGAAAGCGTGGAAATGAAAAGAGCCTTTACGCTTCTTGAACTTGTAGTCGTCATCGTCGTACTTGGTATCATCGCTATGATGAGCTTTAATGCGATAATGAACATCTATTCAAACTACTTTCAAACAAGGACAGTAAATGAGCTCGAGACTCAAACAGAGATCGCTTTGGAGCAAATTTCAAAAAGACTGGAGCACCGCATAAAGCCAAGCGTGATCGCTAGAAAAACTGATGGAGCTTTTTTGGCACTAAACGATAGCGGGGTAAATTTAAATGCCGAGTATGAAATTTTAGAATTTATCCCCTATGCGTATGAAATTTTTAATGACGTTATATCTCTTGATGCTAATGACAATGTCATAGAGCATGGCGGAAAAGCAGGCAGATATAGTGGCTATGCGGATCTTGCTAAGAGCTCACCAGCAACTGGTCTGATAAGTCCTGGAAGTAATTTCACTACTGGAGTGGTCGAGACCATAAAAGATCTAACATGTAGAGATGAGATAAGAAATGCCACTTGTGTGGATTTTGAAAATAAAGATGGTGGCGTTGTAGCGATATTTTCTGATGTTTATTACAATGTGCAAAGCTCTTTTGGCTATAGCAATGGAACTGTGCCTGTTGATCTAGATATAGCAAAAGTTGGGGTAAAGGATGGTCAAAGAGGCATAAACGGCAATACGCTAGAAATTTCAGGTTTTGGTGGCAAGCAAATTTCAGAGCAGTATCATCTAGCCTACACAGCAAACGCCATAGTGCCAGAGCAAAGCGCTGATCCAAAAGATACTGCAAATGGTGTCTTTGATCTAAATTTATACTACGACTATCGTCCATGGATGGGAGAAAAATATAAACTAAATGGCGAAAAGGCAACCCTTGCCAAAAACGTTACGAGGTTTGTCTTTACTGAAAAAAATGGCGTCATCGTGCTAAAACTTTGCATGAGGGCAAAAAACTCAGAGATAACCATCTGTAAGTCAAAGGCGGTTTATTGATGAGGCGAGGATTTACACTCATTGCGGCGATATTTTTTGTGGTTATCGCAAGCTCTATTTGTATGCTGGCTCTTTCGATCGCTAGCACTTCAGTTAAGCAAAATAGCGAAATTTATCTAAGAGAGCAAAGTGAGCTAGTAGCTCGCGCAGCAACTGAGTACGCCATGCTAGCTATCATAAGCAATAATGACTTTTATAAAACTGGAGCAGTTTGCATTGGCGACGAGCACAATCCGATAGCTGGCGAATTTGGTGATCTTTTTACCTTTAAAGTATTTGTAAAATACTTTGGCGATATGGGAGATGCTTGTAAAAACAAAGATGCTGTTATAGTAAAAGGAGCAAATCAAGGCACGATAATGCTCGATGTCTTTGTCAGCTCAAAACCAGGAAAAGCATCAAATCCTATAAATTTTCACAAACGAACTCTTCAGAAACTTTAAAATTTTATAAAGATTTTACTTTAATTTGCTTTTAGTTTCGTCGTGTTATAATCATCTTACTTTCTATAAAGGAGATTGCGATGAACATAAGCATTGTAGGAAAACAATTTGAGCTAACAGAGCCCATCAAAAACTATATCCAAGACGCTTTTGACACCCTTGGCAAGTACAACCTTGACATCATCTCAGCAAGATGCGTAGTAGGAGCAGATGAAAAGCAAGGCAAAAAGGGCTTTAATGCAGAATTTTCTCTAAATATGGCACATAAAGATACGATAGTCGTCCGCCAAAAAGATAAAGATCTCTATGCGGCGATAGATCTTGCTATCGAAAAGGCTTCAAAAGTTTTAAGAAGAGAGCACGATAAGAAATTTACCGTAAAAGGTAAGGCCGATGATAAAGAATTTCGCTCGAGAATAGGCGAAGAAAAGATCGAAGGTGTCGAGGAGATCGTGCCTATGGAGCTTGAAATTTACAAACCTCTTGAGGTAGAAGAAGCACTTGATAAACTAAAATCAAGCGATAAACAATTTTACGTATTTAACGATGTCGATGCCAAAATGCGCGTCATCTACAAAAGAACAGACGGAACTTTCGGTCTATACTAAAACTAGGGGCGCTTTGCCCCTAGCTGATTTTTAATATAAAATTTCTATTCTTTAGTTATTTAAGCTATTTTTAAATGATTGCTAACTATAATACGACTTCTTTTAAGTGTTCCGGATTAGCTCAGCGGTAGAGTAGGTGACTGTTAATCACTTGGTCGCTGGTTCGAACCCAGCATCCGGAGCCATTTATATTCGAAAATACTTTTAAAATCCCGATTTTAACGATATTTCAAGAACTTTAAGTTTTCTTTTTTTTGTATTTTTCCTCTTTGTTTCCGATCAGGTTTATTTGCTGTTTCAAAGTATATCGTTCTGATTTGTTGTCAAAATATGATTAGGTATTCATCTTTGGCGAAGTTAAAATAAATTTTCCTTCATTCATCCTAGCTTCATTTTAGGTTTTTATAATGCGCTCATCCAAACGAAAGTTGGAAATAAAAAATAAAAGGATCAAAAATGAAAAAGGCATTAGGCGCAGCAGTTTTAGCGGTAGTTTTAGGAGCGACAAGTTTGCAAGCAGCCATCACATCAAAAGATGCTTTAAATATAGCTGAGAAAAACTTTCCAGGCTCAAGTGTCAAAGACATCGAGATGAACGTCAAAAATGGCGTGACTTTTTACAAGATAGAGACATTTAAAGATGGTGTCAAACAAGAGATCAAGATCGATGCTAATAGCGGTCAGATCGTTAAAGTAGAGAATAAAAATAAAAAACATATCTTGCCGATCGAAGCAGTAGATTTTTCAAAATTTGCTCTTAGCATCGACGAAGCTGTAGCTAAAGCTCAAGCGCTCGAGGCTGGCTGGAGCCTTGATGAGGCAGAGCTTGATAATAAAAATGGTGCTTGGATATACAAAGTAGAGCTTAAGCGCGACAGGAGCGAGAAAAAAGTGATCATAAACGCTCAAACTAGCGAAATAATCGATAATTACACAAAGTGATCTAACGCCCTTTTTGGGCGTTAAATTTTTATAAAGGTGAAAAAGATGAGTGAAAATTTAGAGCAAAATTTAAACGATAACGTTGGTGAGCAGGGTTTAGAGAAAAATTTGAACGAAAATTTTAGCCAAAGCGCGAGAGAAAATTTAAGTAAAAATGCTGAGGCTGGTGCTAATAAAAATAGTTGCGAAAATTTAGGAGTGGGCGAGCAAAGCCATGAAAATTTAGATAAAAATTCAAGCGAGGCAAACAGTAGCGCAAAAATTTTAAGCCAAGCAGCTCCAAAATGCAAAGCTCAAAATTTCTTTAAAAAAACACTTGAGCTTTCGCTTCAAGGTGTAGCAGATGCGCTTATCTATACTGGCAAGGCTGGAGTGTGGCTATTAAACGCTTCAAACCGCCTAAAAGACGAGGCGCAAAGAGCGGAGCTATCAAAGATAAATGAAGAGCAGGCTAAATTTGAAAGAGTGGCTTGCATCTTGCCAGAAAAAGTCAAAGAGATCGTCATAGAGCGCCTAAAAACAAAGCCAGAAGAGGTGGAGTTTGCGCCGATCTATCTAGCGAAAAAACAAAGCTTTGGCACATTTTGCACGGAGTATTTTTATGACGCAAGGGCTAAATTTAATGGCTTTTTATATGATTTTAAGATAGGCGCTGCAAATGGCGAAATTTTAAATCTAAAAATAAAAAGCTAAATTTGATAAAATAACTGGCAAAACCAAGTGAGGCAGGGATGAAAATTTTAGTCGTCGAGGACGAAATAGACCTAAATAACGTCATAGTAAAGCACTTAAAGAAAAATGGATATAGCGTAGATAGCTCGTTTAACGGCGAGGAGGCGATGGACTTTACTACCGTCGCGCACTACGATCTTATCGTGCTTGATCTTATGATGCCAGTGATGGACGGACTTACATTTTTGCAAAGATCGCGCGCCGCAAAGCTAGCGACCCCTGTGCTGATACTAACGGCAAAAGACGATGTGGACGACGTTGTAAAGGGGCTTGACGCGGGCGCGGATGATTACTTGGTCAAGCCATTTGACTTTAAGGAGCTGCTAGCCAGAGTGCGCACGCTCATTCGCCGAAATAGCGGCAATGCGGCTAGTGAAATTTGCGCAGGCGAGCTAAAGATCGACCTTTCTAAAAAGTCCGTAG
Protein-coding regions in this window:
- a CDS encoding type II secretion system protein, encoding MVKRGFSLIELILSIVVVAIISTSIPLVLKTTSELNQKAVTQESLMNAKTYMGLILKAPFSDKVIKVSTNIGGSSAETAYFFPIILKPGDKRNEFYKINKITGDGHRVFAYENSPDLAPDAAVRSVDYYGRILDKNLNTTNQTRDYIVGSDYNVIVNEGNGWFKPKLPLKIKSSDVKEIVVTAISYKNDTKQETTSVLRAYAFNLGEGGSLNTKAWK
- a CDS encoding prepilin-type N-terminal cleavage/methylation domain-containing protein, which encodes MKRAFTLLELVVVIVVLGIIAMMSFNAIMNIYSNYFQTRTVNELETQTEIALEQISKRLEHRIKPSVIARKTDGAFLALNDSGVNLNAEYEILEFIPYAYEIFNDVISLDANDNVIEHGGKAGRYSGYADLAKSSPATGLISPGSNFTTGVVETIKDLTCRDEIRNATCVDFENKDGGVVAIFSDVYYNVQSSFGYSNGTVPVDLDIAKVGVKDGQRGINGNTLEISGFGGKQISEQYHLAYTANAIVPEQSADPKDTANGVFDLNLYYDYRPWMGEKYKLNGEKATLAKNVTRFVFTEKNGVIVLKLCMRAKNSEITICKSKAVY
- the hpf gene encoding ribosome hibernation-promoting factor, HPF/YfiA family, with the protein product MNISIVGKQFELTEPIKNYIQDAFDTLGKYNLDIISARCVVGADEKQGKKGFNAEFSLNMAHKDTIVVRQKDKDLYAAIDLAIEKASKVLRREHDKKFTVKGKADDKEFRSRIGEEKIEGVEEIVPMELEIYKPLEVEEALDKLKSSDKQFYVFNDVDAKMRVIYKRTDGTFGLY
- a CDS encoding PepSY domain-containing protein codes for the protein MKKALGAAVLAVVLGATSLQAAITSKDALNIAEKNFPGSSVKDIEMNVKNGVTFYKIETFKDGVKQEIKIDANSGQIVKVENKNKKHILPIEAVDFSKFALSIDEAVAKAQALEAGWSLDEAELDNKNGAWIYKVELKRDRSEKKVIINAQTSEIIDNYTK
- a CDS encoding response regulator transcription factor; the protein is MKILVVEDEIDLNNVIVKHLKKNGYSVDSSFNGEEAMDFTTVAHYDLIVLDLMMPVMDGLTFLQRSRAAKLATPVLILTAKDDVDDVVKGLDAGADDYLVKPFDFKELLARVRTLIRRNSGNAASEICAGELKIDLSKKSVEFNGEQIELTGKEYEILEFLMLNKGRILTREQIKEHVWDFEYTGGSNVIDVLIKNIRKKLGECDVIQTKRGLGYVVKD